A single genomic interval of Desulfatiglans sp. harbors:
- a CDS encoding tetratricopeptide repeat protein, giving the protein MIDLLQMNVLLVDDMPSMTKFIYKMMRNLGFGKEFFIANSGREAMEILAREHVDLVLLDYNMPDMSGSEVLSRIREESKWRDIQVIMVTAEAYSDFVAEIGESEVDAYIIKPITVQILEEKIRQVIDRANNPPPLDFHLKRSRDFVESGDYESAINEVLLAMEANPNLTRPIRELGYIYYLKGDLEDAKTWFEKAAGLNRLDVFSCHYLGQIYLRQDDIEKAVFYLERAMKISPRHLERGIDFAKTLVKMGKEKKAIEVFNRTMELSGSTVGLKEEIADYCVENGMISYSIKLLEGLIYEKPKRVDLLLKLGKLLEKNNEISKAVTHLARASQLDKENIEIRLHLGRDYLALKKPMLAEKPLREILEVNPDNKLARELLRQCL; this is encoded by the coding sequence ATGATAGATCTGCTGCAAATGAATGTATTACTTGTTGATGATATGCCTTCCATGACCAAATTTATTTATAAAATGATGAGAAATCTTGGTTTTGGCAAGGAGTTTTTTATTGCAAACAGCGGAAGGGAGGCAATGGAGATATTAGCCAGGGAACATGTTGATCTTGTCCTCCTTGATTATAATATGCCTGACATGTCAGGCAGCGAGGTATTAAGCCGGATAAGGGAAGAGAGCAAATGGCGTGACATACAGGTTATTATGGTAACCGCGGAGGCATACAGCGATTTTGTCGCTGAAATTGGTGAGTCAGAGGTTGATGCATACATAATAAAGCCGATCACTGTACAGATTCTTGAAGAGAAGATCAGGCAGGTAATTGACAGGGCAAATAATCCCCCACCTTTGGATTTTCATCTGAAAAGGTCGAGAGATTTTGTTGAGTCCGGCGATTATGAATCTGCTATTAACGAAGTCCTTCTTGCAATGGAGGCCAACCCGAATCTTACCAGGCCTATAAGGGAGCTGGGATATATATATTATTTAAAAGGCGATCTGGAAGATGCAAAAACATGGTTTGAAAAGGCAGCAGGCTTAAACAGGCTGGATGTGTTTTCATGCCATTATCTTGGACAGATATATCTCAGGCAGGACGATATAGAAAAGGCGGTTTTCTATCTGGAGAGGGCAATGAAAATAAGCCCCAGGCACCTCGAAAGGGGGATAGATTTTGCTAAAACCCTTGTAAAAATGGGGAAGGAGAAAAAGGCCATTGAGGTTTTTAACCGTACAATGGAATTATCAGGGAGTACAGTGGGGTTAAAAGAAGAGATTGCCGATTACTGTGTGGAAAACGGTATGATAAGTTACTCAATAAAGTTACTGGAAGGTCTTATTTATGAAAAGCCTAAAAGGGTTGATCTGCTGCTTAAGCTGGGTAAACTGCTTGAAAAGAACAATGAGATAAGCAAAGCGGTTACTCACCTGGCACGGGCGAGTCAGCTTGATAAGGAAAATATCGAGATCAGGTTACACCTGGGCAGGGATTATCTCGCACTAAAAAAACCGATGCTTGCCGAAAAGCCTTTAAGGGAAATATTAGAGGTGAACCCGGATAATAAACTGGCAAGGGAACTTCTCAGACAGTGTCTGTAA
- a CDS encoding carboxylesterase/lipase family protein, with product MQIPKILHRLIILSAIFFTIAGMTSCDTPSRSTGPEPNMVKTSYGPVRGLHEEGIYIFRGLRYASPPVGELRFKPPVPPEPWTEPVEAYEFGNQAMQSVGPGGPAAGSQKTDEDCLFLNVWTPGLDNKKRPVMVWLHGGGFSSGSGGDAFSNGKNLSRKGDVVIVTVNHRLNVFGFLQLGEAWGTDYATSGQAGMLDIVMSLKWVKDNIANFGGDPGSVTIFGESGGGRKVAMLMAMEPARGLFHKAIIQSGSGLDAPSKTEAIETGRGLLKNLGIAEGDVKALMSADARKIFDAQPRTPFLPPPPTGQLTVPIGGFVPCVDGIALKRKPFIPDAPAISADIPLMIGSNKDEMAIFHGNDPKFGKYTDEEFIEHVKNVLPDKADELIPALRSAFPDYSPTDLIVATDSLKGYFIATAFQAERKAALNGAPVYVYLMEWETMADNRRLRAHHALDVPLVFDNVEATRSMVGEGPEPQRMADLMSSAWVSFARTGNPNTAGLPEWPAYTPENRSTMFFNIESHVVEKPFETIRQILVK from the coding sequence ATGCAAATCCCAAAAATTTTACACCGTCTGATTATTTTATCGGCAATATTTTTCACAATCGCAGGCATGACTTCATGTGATACCCCAAGCCGCAGTACAGGGCCGGAACCAAATATGGTTAAAACATCTTATGGCCCTGTCCGGGGCCTTCATGAAGAGGGTATCTATATTTTCAGGGGTCTCCGTTATGCCTCTCCACCTGTGGGCGAATTAAGGTTCAAGCCGCCTGTTCCTCCCGAGCCATGGACCGAACCTGTGGAGGCCTATGAATTTGGCAACCAGGCGATGCAGTCTGTGGGGCCGGGCGGGCCTGCAGCAGGCAGCCAGAAAACAGATGAGGACTGCCTGTTCCTTAATGTATGGACACCCGGTCTGGACAATAAGAAACGTCCTGTCATGGTCTGGCTCCACGGTGGAGGTTTTTCATCAGGATCAGGAGGGGATGCCTTCAGTAACGGTAAAAATCTCTCCCGCAAAGGGGATGTGGTCATAGTCACAGTAAACCATCGATTGAATGTCTTTGGTTTTCTGCAACTGGGTGAAGCGTGGGGCACTGATTATGCCACATCGGGCCAGGCCGGCATGCTTGACATTGTAATGAGTCTTAAATGGGTAAAAGACAATATAGCTAATTTTGGTGGTGACCCGGGCAGCGTCACCATATTTGGTGAAAGCGGTGGCGGACGAAAGGTGGCCATGCTTATGGCAATGGAACCTGCCAGGGGCCTTTTTCATAAAGCCATTATCCAGAGCGGGTCAGGCCTTGATGCCCCTTCAAAGACCGAGGCCATCGAGACCGGGCGTGGGCTTTTAAAAAATCTTGGAATAGCTGAAGGTGATGTGAAGGCACTTATGAGTGCAGATGCCAGGAAGATCTTTGACGCCCAGCCGAGAACGCCATTTCTCCCTCCCCCTCCAACTGGTCAGCTTACAGTCCCAATAGGAGGTTTTGTTCCATGTGTGGATGGCATTGCCCTGAAACGCAAACCCTTTATCCCTGACGCCCCGGCAATATCTGCTGATATTCCGCTTATGATCGGGTCAAACAAGGATGAAATGGCTATTTTTCATGGCAATGACCCGAAATTCGGTAAATACACTGATGAAGAATTTATCGAACATGTTAAAAATGTTCTGCCTGATAAGGCTGATGAATTGATCCCTGCCCTGCGTTCGGCCTTTCCGGATTACTCCCCAACCGACCTTATTGTAGCAACCGACTCTCTTAAGGGTTATTTTATTGCTACGGCATTCCAGGCAGAGAGAAAGGCCGCACTGAATGGCGCACCTGTTTATGTCTATCTAATGGAATGGGAAACCATGGCAGATAACCGGCGGCTGCGCGCCCATCACGCCCTTGACGTCCCACTTGTGTTTGACAATGTCGAGGCTACGAGAAGCATGGTAGGCGAAGGACCCGAACCCCAGCGCATGGCGGATTTGATGAGTTCTGCGTGGGTATCCTTTGCTCGAACCGGCAACCCTAATACGGCAGGGCTTCCGGAATGGCCGGCCTATACCCCGGAAAACAGAAGCACTATGTTCTTTAATATTGAAAGCCATGTGGTTGAAAAACCATTTGAAACAATACGCCAGATACTGGTTAAATAA
- a CDS encoding dephospho-CoA kinase, producing the protein MKKPDHIKKSIHAALEDVRKGSESVLIALTGGIATGKSTVAEMFRALGAVIIDFDILARRVVEPGSKSYELITGFFGKEILNPDMTINRKRLSGIVFNDHSKREKLESFTHPYIWDEFITLTGDAISSDKKAIILAVIPLLIEGGMQDIFSRVILVYSSPETQVSRLMERDGISKEMAYKILSAQMPIDQKINHADFVINNDGSIDVAAKEAHQVWKELKQSQDT; encoded by the coding sequence ATGAAAAAACCTGATCACATAAAGAAAAGTATCCATGCAGCCCTTGAAGATGTACGCAAAGGATCGGAATCAGTGCTTATAGCTCTTACCGGTGGCATTGCTACCGGTAAGAGCACTGTAGCAGAAATGTTCAGGGCACTCGGTGCTGTAATTATCGATTTTGACATACTTGCACGAAGGGTGGTTGAACCGGGCAGTAAATCATATGAGCTGATTACCGGGTTTTTTGGTAAAGAGATATTAAACCCTGACATGACAATAAACCGAAAGAGATTGTCCGGGATAGTATTCAATGACCATTCAAAAAGGGAAAAGCTTGAATCCTTTACACATCCATATATCTGGGATGAATTTATTACCCTGACAGGGGATGCCATATCCAGTGACAAAAAGGCAATCATTCTTGCTGTTATACCGCTTTTGATAGAGGGGGGCATGCAGGATATCTTTTCAAGGGTAATCCTTGTTTACTCATCACCGGAAACACAGGTTTCAAGGCTCATGGAAAGAGATGGGATCAGTAAAGAGATGGCTTATAAAATACTCTCTGCACAGATGCCAATAGACCAGAAGATCAACCATGCTGATTTTGTAATAAATAACGATGGATCTATTGATGTGGCAGCCAAAGAGGCGCATCAGGTATGGAAAGAGCTGAAACAATCACAGGATACTTAA
- the manA gene encoding mannose-6-phosphate isomerase, class I produces MNRICLIKNEILEYHWGSERFIPELLGNKPHNRPQAEMWMGAHKKAPSMVVIDNRLIPLNRLIEEHPDDILGKSVSENYLREMPFLFKVLSASKPLSIQAHPDKGQARAGFKRENINLIPLDADNRNYRDDNHKPELICALTDMWALKGFREPEEIIRLFEPLERICGKGFTNILKVKPDESGINAFFMGLMDMEKYKAAGFVNDALEVIQPLRSKDNAYEWMCRLNVEYPGDTGVLSPLYLNVLKLTPGEAIFLPARELHAYLSGSGLEIMANSDNVLRGGLTQKHIDKEELSNILSFAPDKPQVITGDSMGLETFYNTPSEEFILSVINLPEEDSAYKKEGERGIEIMLCTEGKATITDIFDSNSLDIKKGNSILIPAAVKGYTIEGRATIYKASVP; encoded by the coding sequence ATGAACAGGATATGCCTGATAAAAAATGAGATACTTGAATACCACTGGGGTTCAGAGAGATTTATACCGGAGCTGCTTGGTAATAAACCGCATAACAGGCCACAGGCAGAGATGTGGATGGGTGCACATAAAAAGGCGCCATCAATGGTGGTGATTGATAACAGGTTGATCCCCCTGAACAGGCTTATAGAAGAACATCCGGATGATATACTGGGTAAATCGGTCTCAGAAAATTACTTAAGAGAGATGCCCTTTTTATTCAAGGTGCTTTCGGCCTCAAAACCACTTTCCATTCAGGCCCATCCTGATAAAGGACAGGCTAGAGCAGGTTTTAAAAGAGAAAACATAAATCTCATACCTTTGGATGCAGATAACAGAAATTACAGGGATGATAACCATAAACCGGAGCTTATATGTGCGCTGACCGATATGTGGGCGCTTAAGGGATTCAGAGAGCCGGAGGAGATCATAAGATTATTTGAACCCCTTGAAAGGATATGTGGCAAAGGGTTTACCAACATACTGAAAGTAAAACCTGATGAATCAGGGATAAATGCCTTTTTCATGGGCCTGATGGATATGGAGAAATATAAAGCAGCCGGTTTTGTTAACGATGCATTAGAGGTAATTCAGCCATTAAGGAGTAAAGACAACGCATACGAATGGATGTGCAGACTTAATGTAGAGTATCCGGGTGACACAGGCGTGCTTTCACCTCTTTACCTTAATGTGCTTAAGCTTACCCCTGGTGAGGCGATATTCCTGCCTGCTAGGGAGCTTCATGCATATCTATCAGGATCAGGGCTTGAGATAATGGCCAATTCTGACAATGTGTTGAGGGGAGGCCTTACACAGAAACATATTGATAAAGAGGAGCTATCAAATATCCTTTCATTCGCCCCTGACAAACCCCAGGTGATTACCGGTGATAGCATGGGATTGGAGACCTTTTATAATACGCCATCCGAGGAGTTTATCCTTTCTGTTATCAATCTCCCAGAGGAGGACTCTGCATATAAAAAGGAGGGAGAGAGGGGTATTGAGATAATGCTCTGTACAGAGGGTAAGGCCACAATCACCGACATCTTTGATAGCAACTCCCTTGATATAAAAAAAGGCAATTCAATACTAATCCCTGCTGCTGTTAAGGGATATACTATAGAGGGAAGGGCCACTATCTATAAGGCATCTGTGCCGTAA
- a CDS encoding glutaconyl-CoA decarboxylase subunit alpha, whose translation MRRYFEEMTPLGKALTEKQIKDAQENIADIKKVEEEVAKAIEVVKSQGIPDEKIRERGQMTVWERIEYLVDPGTWTPLHTIYNPKFNEEEQTNVVDGLAKINGKWAVVIGFNNKVIAGAWIAGQADNQLRVTDMAKRLRVPLVWIVNCSGVKLPEQEEVYADRRGNGTTFFRHAELATLGIPIIAGIYGTNPAGGGYQGISPTVIIAHKDANMAVGGGGIVGGMAPKGGFDEEGAEQLIEATRHFKEVPPGSVKIHHDVTGFFKEVHDTEKGVLDSLKRHMDMMPAYDPEFFRVAEPKEPKFSAEELNSIVAFNQKRGYNFEEMLARLTDNSEHMEFRPGYGPEVYTGLVKIDGYLMAVIGNRQGFLGAKYPEYANYPGIGGKLYRQGLIKMNEFITLAGRDRLPIVWLQDTSGIDVGDIAESAELLGLGQSQIYSIEQTDVPQICIVLRKGTAAAHYVMGGPTANNHNVFTLGTPMTEIYVMHGETAAAASYSRRLVKEKDAGRPLQPTIDKMNQLAQEYYDKSRPVYCAKRGFVDEIVSLPDLRNYIKAFAGCAYQNPKSICSRNHMVLPRIIKG comes from the coding sequence ATGAGACGTTATTTTGAAGAAATGACACCTTTAGGTAAAGCACTCACTGAAAAACAAATAAAAGATGCACAGGAAAACATAGCTGATATCAAAAAGGTAGAAGAAGAAGTAGCAAAAGCAATTGAAGTTGTAAAAAGCCAGGGTATTCCTGACGAGAAGATAAGAGAAAGAGGCCAGATGACCGTTTGGGAAAGGATCGAGTATCTGGTAGATCCCGGTACATGGACCCCCCTTCATACAATCTACAACCCAAAGTTCAACGAAGAAGAACAAACCAACGTGGTTGATGGTCTTGCAAAAATCAACGGAAAATGGGCTGTTGTTATCGGGTTTAATAACAAGGTAATAGCCGGCGCATGGATAGCAGGACAGGCTGACAACCAGCTCAGGGTTACTGACATGGCCAAAAGGCTCAGGGTACCCCTTGTATGGATCGTAAACTGCAGCGGCGTTAAGCTTCCTGAGCAGGAAGAAGTTTACGCTGATAGAAGAGGTAATGGTACAACATTCTTCAGACATGCTGAACTGGCAACACTCGGTATACCTATAATTGCCGGCATCTACGGAACCAACCCTGCAGGTGGCGGTTACCAGGGAATAAGCCCCACAGTTATAATTGCCCACAAAGATGCCAATATGGCAGTAGGTGGTGGCGGTATTGTTGGTGGAATGGCCCCAAAGGGTGGATTTGATGAAGAAGGTGCTGAGCAGCTTATAGAAGCGACAAGACATTTCAAGGAGGTACCTCCGGGAAGTGTAAAGATTCACCATGATGTAACCGGATTTTTCAAGGAGGTTCATGACACAGAAAAGGGCGTTCTTGATTCACTCAAGAGACATATGGACATGATGCCTGCCTATGATCCCGAGTTTTTCAGGGTTGCCGAACCAAAAGAACCCAAATTCAGTGCAGAAGAACTCAATAGCATAGTGGCCTTTAATCAAAAACGCGGCTACAATTTTGAAGAGATGCTTGCAAGATTAACCGACAACAGTGAACATATGGAATTCAGGCCCGGTTATGGTCCTGAGGTTTATACCGGACTGGTAAAGATTGATGGTTACCTGATGGCTGTTATCGGTAACAGGCAGGGTTTCCTGGGCGCCAAGTATCCTGAATATGCCAACTATCCCGGAATCGGTGGAAAACTTTATCGCCAGGGTCTAATCAAGATGAATGAGTTTATCACACTTGCCGGAAGAGACAGGCTTCCAATAGTATGGCTCCAGGATACATCAGGTATTGATGTTGGCGACATTGCCGAATCAGCAGAATTATTAGGTCTTGGCCAGTCACAGATCTACTCGATAGAGCAGACCGACGTTCCGCAGATATGTATAGTTTTAAGAAAGGGTACGGCTGCTGCTCATTATGTAATGGGCGGGCCTACAGCTAATAACCACAATGTTTTTACACTCGGCACACCCATGACAGAGATATATGTTATGCACGGTGAAACAGCTGCTGCTGCCTCATATTCAAGACGGCTTGTAAAGGAAAAGGATGCAGGCAGACCGCTTCAGCCGACCATTGACAAGATGAATCAGTTGGCACAGGAATACTATGATAAATCAAGGCCGGTATACTGTGCAAAACGCGGTTTTGTAGATGAAATCGTATCCCTGCCTGATTTAAGAAATTACATAAAGGCATTTGCCGGATGCGCGTATCAGAACCCTAAATCTATCTGTTCGAGAAACCACATGGTTCTTCCAAGGATTATCAAGGGTTAA
- a CDS encoding response regulator codes for MAINILIAEDDPVSRLLLKKVLQKEGYEVLEAENGGAAWSLFLENRINLLITDWVMPEIDGLELIRMIRRLDLDYHVYIIMLTGKENKSSTLEGFDAGADDYITKPYVPEEVLARVRTGYRIVELEDRYKHINHTLEKKNIALEELHSHLAQAALEISNSYTELKQVFNLSSDGIWVIDRDHTVIRTNDRFFKLIGKENKDVAGQKCFDIFPSNMCKGPDCPLVRILNGEEWVECEIEREVKGKDLIPFILSATPLTGMNNTINGIVVNLKDVSLHKKAIALEKEKIIAEAQNLSKSEFLANMSHEIRTPLNGIVGITEVLLDMGLEEIEGELLRTMLNEAESLLRLVNNILDFSKMESGKVELDKQVFNLKAMIDDISRIYTVNSKKKGLAFNISITGDIPKTLTGDPGRLRQILNNLLGNALKFTHEGSISLDIFPEERHQDRIKLRFVITDTGIGIPEERQQKVLERFTQADSSTTRNYGGSGLGTTISKQLAELMGGLLGLESREGEGSKFWFTAEFLINRDQLTDHHSPQGAVALAGMKILIADSNTIELGHLKQSFGSIGCFIEEASNMDSLFSTIESSVKSGDIFDLVLVDYKIDGSDGFSACKKIREYKRLEKTPVILLTSVGKPGDVNICKDVGINGYLSRPFSEDELNKVVELVLNGHENPITKYDTYDTANDNKTECSILLVEDYPTNQKIALLHLVGAGYNVDLAENGMQAIEMFRERSYDIILMDIQMPVMDGFEATRNIRNLEKENRAKGQKSAGSVIIAMTAHAMEGYRERCINKGFDDYITKPLRKGSLLSIISYWEKGGSGRPETGMASGDNTVNAAIGKENEEFTGDPVDFNRMMEEFKGDEGFLIEVIEDYISDVSRQLNEIEEGLLEGDCEKIRKEAHAVKGGALNISAQALSSVACELELSGKKGNIEGGPALFEKLKYELNSLEVFVKTRKSVFESKRNNSKSSETPV; via the coding sequence TTGGCTATTAATATACTTATAGCAGAAGATGATCCTGTTTCCCGCCTGCTCCTTAAAAAGGTACTTCAAAAGGAAGGCTATGAGGTTCTTGAGGCGGAAAACGGAGGTGCAGCATGGTCCCTGTTCCTTGAAAACAGGATAAACCTGCTGATTACTGACTGGGTCATGCCTGAGATAGACGGCCTTGAGCTGATCAGAATGATCAGGCGGCTTGATCTTGATTACCATGTCTACATAATAATGCTGACCGGAAAGGAAAACAAGAGCAGCACCCTTGAAGGGTTTGATGCCGGCGCAGATGATTACATTACAAAACCATATGTCCCTGAGGAGGTCCTTGCACGCGTAAGGACAGGGTACCGTATTGTCGAACTCGAAGACAGATATAAACATATCAATCATACACTTGAAAAAAAGAATATCGCACTGGAAGAGCTCCATTCACATCTAGCGCAGGCGGCGCTTGAGATAAGTAATTCATACACAGAACTAAAGCAGGTCTTTAATTTGTCAAGTGACGGCATATGGGTGATTGACAGAGATCATACGGTTATCAGGACTAATGACAGGTTTTTTAAGCTCATTGGAAAAGAAAACAAGGATGTGGCTGGACAAAAGTGTTTTGACATCTTTCCCAGTAATATGTGCAAGGGTCCTGACTGCCCTCTTGTGCGTATCCTCAATGGAGAAGAATGGGTCGAATGTGAGATAGAAAGAGAGGTAAAAGGAAAAGATTTAATCCCCTTCATACTGTCAGCGACACCCCTAACAGGTATGAACAATACTATTAACGGCATTGTGGTGAACCTCAAAGATGTTTCTCTCCATAAAAAGGCTATAGCGCTTGAGAAGGAAAAGATAATAGCCGAGGCCCAGAATCTCTCCAAAAGTGAATTCCTTGCCAACATGAGCCATGAAATCAGAACACCTTTAAACGGGATAGTAGGGATAACAGAGGTTTTACTGGACATGGGACTCGAAGAAATAGAGGGTGAACTTTTGAGGACAATGCTCAACGAGGCTGAATCACTGCTCAGGCTGGTAAATAATATACTGGATTTTTCAAAGATGGAATCAGGCAAGGTTGAGCTGGATAAACAGGTTTTTAATCTGAAAGCCATGATAGATGATATCTCCCGCATCTACACAGTAAACTCAAAAAAGAAAGGCCTGGCGTTTAACATTTCTATTACAGGAGATATCCCGAAAACGCTGACAGGTGACCCGGGCCGCCTGAGACAGATACTTAATAATCTCCTTGGAAATGCCCTGAAGTTCACACATGAGGGCAGTATTTCCCTTGATATTTTTCCTGAAGAGAGGCATCAGGATCGCATAAAACTCCGTTTTGTCATAACAGACACAGGCATTGGGATACCAGAAGAGAGGCAGCAAAAGGTACTTGAAAGGTTTACACAGGCAGACAGTTCTACAACAAGAAATTATGGCGGGTCGGGTCTAGGAACAACCATCTCAAAGCAGCTTGCAGAATTGATGGGGGGCCTCCTTGGACTTGAAAGCCGCGAAGGAGAGGGGAGTAAATTCTGGTTTACAGCTGAATTTTTAATAAATAGAGATCAATTAACTGATCACCACAGTCCCCAGGGAGCTGTTGCTCTGGCGGGAATGAAGATACTGATCGCTGACAGTAATACTATTGAACTGGGCCACCTGAAACAGAGCTTCGGGTCTATTGGCTGTTTTATTGAAGAGGCGTCGAATATGGACAGCCTTTTTTCAACTATTGAATCATCGGTGAAATCCGGTGATATCTTTGATCTTGTACTGGTGGATTATAAAATAGACGGGTCGGACGGTTTTTCTGCCTGTAAAAAAATACGGGAATATAAAAGGCTTGAAAAAACCCCGGTCATACTTCTTACCTCTGTCGGAAAGCCCGGAGATGTAAATATATGCAAGGATGTCGGGATAAACGGATATCTTTCAAGGCCATTCAGTGAAGACGAGTTAAACAAGGTTGTTGAACTCGTCCTGAATGGTCATGAAAACCCGATCACAAAATATGATACATATGATACAGCTAATGATAATAAAACGGAATGCAGTATACTCCTGGTTGAGGATTATCCGACAAATCAAAAAATTGCTTTGCTGCATCTTGTGGGTGCAGGTTATAATGTAGACCTAGCGGAAAACGGCATGCAGGCAATCGAGATGTTCAGAGAGAGGTCGTATGATATTATCCTGATGGATATCCAAATGCCTGTGATGGATGGTTTCGAGGCAACCCGCAATATCAGGAATCTGGAAAAAGAAAACAGGGCAAAAGGGCAAAAATCTGCCGGTTCTGTTATTATAGCAATGACAGCACATGCAATGGAAGGGTATCGTGAGAGGTGCATTAACAAAGGATTTGACGATTACATTACAAAACCTCTAAGGAAGGGTTCCTTACTTTCAATAATCTCTTATTGGGAAAAAGGGGGTTCAGGCAGGCCGGAAACAGGTATGGCTTCCGGGGATAACACCGTCAATGCTGCAATTGGAAAAGAAAATGAAGAGTTCACAGGAGACCCTGTCGACTTTAACAGGATGATGGAGGAGTTTAAGGGTGATGAAGGCTTTCTGATCGAGGTTATTGAAGACTATATCAGCGATGTCTCGCGCCAGTTAAATGAAATTGAAGAGGGGCTGTTAGAAGGCGATTGTGAAAAGATTAGAAAGGAGGCCCATGCTGTCAAGGGAGGGGCCCTGAATATAAGCGCACAAGCCCTCTCATCTGTGGCCTGTGAGCTTGAGCTTTCTGGAAAGAAAGGGAATATAGAAGGTGGGCCAGCTCTTTTTGAAAAACTTAAATATGAGCTGAATAGTCTTGAGGTATTTGTAAAAACAAGAAAATCTGTATTTGAGTCAAAACGGAATAACAGTAAATCTTCAGAAACTCCTGTTTAG
- a CDS encoding TIGR02266 family protein — protein MFMLANEETYTDGQVIFRENSPGDWVYIILSGNVEIFRTIGDKKFLLSSLKAGDVFGEMAFIGNTKRTASAVAVGDTVIAAIDRDTLDREFNKLSSDFRFILKTLVSRFTNMNGRVSELSSREEQRIKKTLSLSYKDHDSFVNAYTHNIGKGGLFIKTANPLPEGESFILKLNLPGVEETLKINCVVAWVNRDDSQADTPAGMGLKFVDMNVNERKLLDHYIGSILAK, from the coding sequence ATGTTTATGCTTGCAAATGAAGAGACATACACTGACGGGCAGGTCATTTTCAGGGAAAACAGCCCGGGTGACTGGGTATATATTATACTTTCAGGGAATGTGGAGATATTCAGGACCATAGGTGATAAAAAATTTCTATTAAGCAGCCTCAAGGCAGGTGATGTGTTTGGAGAGATGGCCTTTATTGGAAATACCAAGCGGACAGCCTCTGCAGTTGCTGTGGGCGACACAGTTATTGCCGCCATAGACAGAGATACTCTTGACAGGGAATTCAATAAACTCTCATCAGATTTCAGATTCATACTAAAGACCCTTGTAAGCAGATTTACCAACATGAACGGCAGGGTCTCCGAATTGTCTTCAAGGGAGGAGCAGAGGATCAAAAAGACCCTTTCCCTTTCATATAAAGATCATGATAGTTTTGTTAATGCATATACGCACAATATTGGCAAGGGCGGTCTTTTTATAAAGACAGCCAATCCGCTTCCTGAAGGAGAGTCGTTTATTCTCAAGCTTAATCTACCCGGTGTTGAGGAGACACTAAAGATCAACTGCGTTGTTGCATGGGTGAACAGGGATGATTCTCAAGCAGACACTCCTGCGGGCATGGGGCTGAAATTTGTTGATATGAATGTAAACGAGCGTAAGCTGCTTGACCATTATATTGGCTCTATACTTGCTAAATAA